From Bombus huntii isolate Logan2020A chromosome 4, iyBomHunt1.1, whole genome shotgun sequence, one genomic window encodes:
- the LOC126864704 gene encoding fatty-acid amide hydrolase 2-A isoform X3, with protein MSKWRRLFVCFNNIQMSTKHKDQGKMQPKGQILNAIHRLIEFIGKWIYTFVAFLKGPAESQPPIKDLTLLHSATTLALKIRNKQLTSQEVVQSYIDRIKEIQPILNCVVEDRFEDALKEAKLCDDLLKSENAPSPQVLAEEKPFFGVPFTTKDCIAIAGMKQTAGLTIRKNVVSEHDAEVVRLMRAAGAIPLATTNVSELAMWWETSNCLYGTTKNPYNTRHIVGGSSGGEGCIQAAAGSPLGIGSDIGGSIRIPSYFNGLFGHKPSTGMVSNDGQYPSAQSEDQNRLLSIGPMCRYAQDLLPTLKILADKNADMLHLNEKVDISKLKFYYMEDDGGQYFTSPVESEIREAMRKVVQYLEKAHKIKATKIHIKKMKKSIALWMANMSCKDEKDFTYELSNRVGHINLWWEFLKWTLFLSNHTLIALLTATFERFAVKHGSDKHTKFIQESKELYREFQCL; from the exons ATGTCAAAGTGGAGACGCCTCTTCGTGtgttttaataatatacaG ATGTCAACTAAACACAAAGATCAGGGGAAAATGCAGCCTAAAGGACAAATATTGAATGCAATTCATCGACTAATTGAATTCATTGGAAAATGGATATATACCTTCGTTGCATTCTTGAAGGGTCCTGCAGAGTCTCAACCTCCTATAAAGGATCTAACGCTTTTACACAGTGCAACTACTTTAGcattaaaaattcgaaataaacAG TTAACTTCACAAGAAGTGGTACAATCATACATAGATAGGATAAAAGAAATTCAACCAATATTAAATTGTGTAGTGGAAGATCGCTTTGAGGACGCCCTCAAAGAAGCAAAACTGTGTGATGATCTTTTGAAATCTGAGAATGCTCCATCTCCTCAAGTATTAGCTGAAGAAAAACCCTTCTTTGGAGTGCCTTTCACAACAAAG GACTGTATTGCAATTGCTGGAATGAAACAGACAGCTGGTTTAACCATTCGTAAGAACGTTGTTTCTGAACATGACGCAGAAGTGGTTAGGTTAATGAGGGCTGCTGGAGCCATCCCTCTGGCTACAACGAACGTGTCAGAATTAGCCATGTGGTGGGAAACTTCTAACTGTTTATATGGAACTACAAAAAATCCTTATAATACGAGACATATTGTCGGAGGTTCCTCCGGTGGTGAAGGTTGTATACAAGCTGCAGCTGGTTCGCCACTAGGAATAGGATCAGATATTGGTGGTTCTATTCGTATACCGAGCTACTTCAATGGACTTTTCGGGCACAAACCTTCTACTGGAATGGTTTCGAACGATGGCCAATACCCGAGTGCACAAAGCGAAGACCAAAACAGATTGCTATCTATTGGCCCTATGTGCAGATACGCACAAGATTTACTGCCTACTTTGAAGATTCTTGCGGACAAGAACGCAGATATGTTGCATTTGAACGAAAAAGTAGACATTTCGAAGCTTAAG tTTTATTATATGGAAGACGACGGTGGCCAATACTTCACGTCTCCAGTTGAGTCAGAGATAAGAGAAGCCATGAGAAAGGTAGTTCAATATCTAGAGAAAGCTCATAAAATTAAAGCGACTAAGATCCacataaaaaaaatgaaaaaaagcaTCGCTCTCTGGATGGCCAATATGAGTTGTAAAGACGAAAAAGATTTTACGTATGAATTGTCGAACAGAGTGGGTCATATAAATTTATGGTGGGAATTTTTGAAATGGACACTGTTCCTGAGTAATCATACATTGATAGCTCTTCTTACTGCCACGTTTGAAAGATTTGCCGTGAAGCATGGAAGCGATAAACACACGAAATTCATACAAGAAAGTAAAGAACTTTATCGAGAATTTCAG TGCCTGTAA
- the LOC126864704 gene encoding fatty-acid amide hydrolase 2 isoform X1 — translation MSKWRRLFVCFNNIQMSTKHKDQGKMQPKGQILNAIHRLIEFIGKWIYTFVAFLKGPAESQPPIKDLTLLHSATTLALKIRNKQLTSQEVVQSYIDRIKEIQPILNCVVEDRFEDALKEAKLCDDLLKSENAPSPQVLAEEKPFFGVPFTTKDCIAIAGMKQTAGLTIRKNVVSEHDAEVVRLMRAAGAIPLATTNVSELAMWWETSNCLYGTTKNPYNTRHIVGGSSGGEGCIQAAAGSPLGIGSDIGGSIRIPSYFNGLFGHKPSTGMVSNDGQYPSAQSEDQNRLLSIGPMCRYAQDLLPTLKILADKNADMLHLNEKVDISKLKFYYMEDDGGQYFTSPVESEIREAMRKVVQYLEKAHKIKATKIHIKKMKKSIALWMANMSCKDEKDFTYELSNRVGHINLWWEFLKWTLFLSNHTLIALLTATFERFAVKHGSDKHTKFIQESKELYREFQDILGEDGVFLYPTHPTAAPMHYEPLIKPFNFSYTGIINVLGLPATACPLGLNKQGLPIGIQVVSGLHQDRLTIAVCEELERGFGGWVPPTIVA, via the exons ATGTCAAAGTGGAGACGCCTCTTCGTGtgttttaataatatacaG ATGTCAACTAAACACAAAGATCAGGGGAAAATGCAGCCTAAAGGACAAATATTGAATGCAATTCATCGACTAATTGAATTCATTGGAAAATGGATATATACCTTCGTTGCATTCTTGAAGGGTCCTGCAGAGTCTCAACCTCCTATAAAGGATCTAACGCTTTTACACAGTGCAACTACTTTAGcattaaaaattcgaaataaacAG TTAACTTCACAAGAAGTGGTACAATCATACATAGATAGGATAAAAGAAATTCAACCAATATTAAATTGTGTAGTGGAAGATCGCTTTGAGGACGCCCTCAAAGAAGCAAAACTGTGTGATGATCTTTTGAAATCTGAGAATGCTCCATCTCCTCAAGTATTAGCTGAAGAAAAACCCTTCTTTGGAGTGCCTTTCACAACAAAG GACTGTATTGCAATTGCTGGAATGAAACAGACAGCTGGTTTAACCATTCGTAAGAACGTTGTTTCTGAACATGACGCAGAAGTGGTTAGGTTAATGAGGGCTGCTGGAGCCATCCCTCTGGCTACAACGAACGTGTCAGAATTAGCCATGTGGTGGGAAACTTCTAACTGTTTATATGGAACTACAAAAAATCCTTATAATACGAGACATATTGTCGGAGGTTCCTCCGGTGGTGAAGGTTGTATACAAGCTGCAGCTGGTTCGCCACTAGGAATAGGATCAGATATTGGTGGTTCTATTCGTATACCGAGCTACTTCAATGGACTTTTCGGGCACAAACCTTCTACTGGAATGGTTTCGAACGATGGCCAATACCCGAGTGCACAAAGCGAAGACCAAAACAGATTGCTATCTATTGGCCCTATGTGCAGATACGCACAAGATTTACTGCCTACTTTGAAGATTCTTGCGGACAAGAACGCAGATATGTTGCATTTGAACGAAAAAGTAGACATTTCGAAGCTTAAG tTTTATTATATGGAAGACGACGGTGGCCAATACTTCACGTCTCCAGTTGAGTCAGAGATAAGAGAAGCCATGAGAAAGGTAGTTCAATATCTAGAGAAAGCTCATAAAATTAAAGCGACTAAGATCCacataaaaaaaatgaaaaaaagcaTCGCTCTCTGGATGGCCAATATGAGTTGTAAAGACGAAAAAGATTTTACGTATGAATTGTCGAACAGAGTGGGTCATATAAATTTATGGTGGGAATTTTTGAAATGGACACTGTTCCTGAGTAATCATACATTGATAGCTCTTCTTACTGCCACGTTTGAAAGATTTGCCGTGAAGCATGGAAGCGATAAACACACGAAATTCATACAAGAAAGTAAAGAACTTTATCGAGAATTTCAG GATATTTTAGGTGAAGACGGTGTGTTCCTATACCCAACGCATCCAACTGCGGCACCAATGCACTACGAACCGTTGATTAAACCATTCAATTTTTCATACACTGGAATTATTAATGTTTTGGGCTTACCTGCTACTGCGTGTCCTTTAGGTTTGAACAAACAAGGACTTCCTATTGGTATACAG GTTGTTAGTGGCCTACATCAAGATCGTTTAACCATAGCCGTTTGTGAAGAACTAGAACGGGGTTTTGGAGGTTGGGTACCTCCAACTATTGTAGCTTGA
- the LOC126864704 gene encoding fatty-acid amide hydrolase 2 isoform X2, translating to MSTKHKDQGKMQPKGQILNAIHRLIEFIGKWIYTFVAFLKGPAESQPPIKDLTLLHSATTLALKIRNKQLTSQEVVQSYIDRIKEIQPILNCVVEDRFEDALKEAKLCDDLLKSENAPSPQVLAEEKPFFGVPFTTKDCIAIAGMKQTAGLTIRKNVVSEHDAEVVRLMRAAGAIPLATTNVSELAMWWETSNCLYGTTKNPYNTRHIVGGSSGGEGCIQAAAGSPLGIGSDIGGSIRIPSYFNGLFGHKPSTGMVSNDGQYPSAQSEDQNRLLSIGPMCRYAQDLLPTLKILADKNADMLHLNEKVDISKLKFYYMEDDGGQYFTSPVESEIREAMRKVVQYLEKAHKIKATKIHIKKMKKSIALWMANMSCKDEKDFTYELSNRVGHINLWWEFLKWTLFLSNHTLIALLTATFERFAVKHGSDKHTKFIQESKELYREFQDILGEDGVFLYPTHPTAAPMHYEPLIKPFNFSYTGIINVLGLPATACPLGLNKQGLPIGIQVVSGLHQDRLTIAVCEELERGFGGWVPPTIVA from the exons ATGTCAACTAAACACAAAGATCAGGGGAAAATGCAGCCTAAAGGACAAATATTGAATGCAATTCATCGACTAATTGAATTCATTGGAAAATGGATATATACCTTCGTTGCATTCTTGAAGGGTCCTGCAGAGTCTCAACCTCCTATAAAGGATCTAACGCTTTTACACAGTGCAACTACTTTAGcattaaaaattcgaaataaacAG TTAACTTCACAAGAAGTGGTACAATCATACATAGATAGGATAAAAGAAATTCAACCAATATTAAATTGTGTAGTGGAAGATCGCTTTGAGGACGCCCTCAAAGAAGCAAAACTGTGTGATGATCTTTTGAAATCTGAGAATGCTCCATCTCCTCAAGTATTAGCTGAAGAAAAACCCTTCTTTGGAGTGCCTTTCACAACAAAG GACTGTATTGCAATTGCTGGAATGAAACAGACAGCTGGTTTAACCATTCGTAAGAACGTTGTTTCTGAACATGACGCAGAAGTGGTTAGGTTAATGAGGGCTGCTGGAGCCATCCCTCTGGCTACAACGAACGTGTCAGAATTAGCCATGTGGTGGGAAACTTCTAACTGTTTATATGGAACTACAAAAAATCCTTATAATACGAGACATATTGTCGGAGGTTCCTCCGGTGGTGAAGGTTGTATACAAGCTGCAGCTGGTTCGCCACTAGGAATAGGATCAGATATTGGTGGTTCTATTCGTATACCGAGCTACTTCAATGGACTTTTCGGGCACAAACCTTCTACTGGAATGGTTTCGAACGATGGCCAATACCCGAGTGCACAAAGCGAAGACCAAAACAGATTGCTATCTATTGGCCCTATGTGCAGATACGCACAAGATTTACTGCCTACTTTGAAGATTCTTGCGGACAAGAACGCAGATATGTTGCATTTGAACGAAAAAGTAGACATTTCGAAGCTTAAG tTTTATTATATGGAAGACGACGGTGGCCAATACTTCACGTCTCCAGTTGAGTCAGAGATAAGAGAAGCCATGAGAAAGGTAGTTCAATATCTAGAGAAAGCTCATAAAATTAAAGCGACTAAGATCCacataaaaaaaatgaaaaaaagcaTCGCTCTCTGGATGGCCAATATGAGTTGTAAAGACGAAAAAGATTTTACGTATGAATTGTCGAACAGAGTGGGTCATATAAATTTATGGTGGGAATTTTTGAAATGGACACTGTTCCTGAGTAATCATACATTGATAGCTCTTCTTACTGCCACGTTTGAAAGATTTGCCGTGAAGCATGGAAGCGATAAACACACGAAATTCATACAAGAAAGTAAAGAACTTTATCGAGAATTTCAG GATATTTTAGGTGAAGACGGTGTGTTCCTATACCCAACGCATCCAACTGCGGCACCAATGCACTACGAACCGTTGATTAAACCATTCAATTTTTCATACACTGGAATTATTAATGTTTTGGGCTTACCTGCTACTGCGTGTCCTTTAGGTTTGAACAAACAAGGACTTCCTATTGGTATACAG GTTGTTAGTGGCCTACATCAAGATCGTTTAACCATAGCCGTTTGTGAAGAACTAGAACGGGGTTTTGGAGGTTGGGTACCTCCAACTATTGTAGCTTGA
- the LOC126864706 gene encoding clavesin-2-like, which produces MSEYCEYMWDTTRGHMSPALARSIYEEEARFDKCDKKLAIKTVRAILREMPDVDLKHCTDEYITRFLLARKYRTEQAAALIAAYQAQVAHRQDIFGNLTARDPALQRALRAGIPGVLPARDRKGRCVLVILASQWDPIAVPALSVQRALFLVLEILIQDPRNQQSGFVAVVDWSGFSLRQGGALGAAALRNLIAALRGRFPARFKAIHFLSAPLYVQATLALVKPFLDEKTRNKIYLHGNNLSTLHEHLPTDILPAELGGTGPAFNPGLWAEPVIHSAMKEAELAAIKKEKEQAENVDQSRDKKFESRDMENHKRNEADSIKSNNGVNKENGRRFFNPFGNSTKNQSPKKPGGTNVELNLINRTNGYAERKEGRRDSRTIKENEDSCSRGRDRMLSNGSADYFDDKREQYKDVQDNLLGSRSERRSNEYEISNRPDSDDSKDNSLDNRSENALIDTSKIETVSEETNLIT; this is translated from the exons ATGTCTGAGTATTGCGAGTACATGTGGGACACCACAAGAGGTCACATGAGTCCTGCACTTGCACGGAGTATTTATGAGGAGGAGGCCAGATTCGACAAATGCGACAAGAAACTGGCCATTAAAACCGTCCGAGCAATATTGCGTGAAATGCCGGATGTAG ACTTGAAGCACTGCACGGATGAATATATTACACGTTTCCTGCTAGCCCGGAAATATCGCACGGAACAAGCTGCTGCCCTGATAGCCGCTTATCAGGCGCAAGTAGCGCATCGACAGGATATCTTCGGCAATCTAACCGCAAGAGATCCAGCCTTGCAGCGGGCGCTGCGCGCTGGAATACCCGGTGTACTTCCTGCACGTGATAG GAAAGGGAGATGCGTACTCGTTATTTTAGCCTCGCAATGGGACCCTATTGCAGTACCAGCATTATCAGTTCAACGCGCTCTCTTTTTGGTTTTAGAAATTCTCATACAAGACCCAAGGAATCAG CAATCCGGTTTCGTGGCGGTGGTAGATTGGAGCGGATTCTCTTTACGACAGGGCGGTGCCCTGGGCGCAGCGGCACTGCGAAACCTAATAGCTGCTCTTCGAGGACGATTTCCGGCTAGATTCAAAGCTATACACTTCCTGTCGGCGCCGCTTTACGTTCAGGCCACATTGGCCCTTGTGAAACCTTTTTTGGACGAGAAAACTCGGAACAAG ATCTACttacatggaaataatttGAGCACCCTGCATGAACACCTGCCCACTGACATTTTGCCAGCGGAATTAGGTGGCACAGGGCCAGCATTTAACCCAGGACTATGGGCCGAACCAGTTATTCATTCAGCGATGAAAGAAGCTGAACTGGCTgcgataaaaaaagagaaggagcAAGCTGAGAACGTAGATCAGTCTCGCGATAAGAAATTCGAGTCTAGAGACATGGAGAATCATAAAAGAAACGAAGCAGACTCTATAAAATCGAACAATGGTGTGAATAAAGAGAACGGAAGGCGATTCTTCAATCCTTTCGGTAATTCTACGAAGAATCAGTCGCCGAAGAAACCTGGAGGAACAAATGTAGAATTGAATCTAATTAATCGTACTAATGGATATgcagaaagaaaagaaggtaGGAGAGATAGTAGAACGATAAAGGAAAACGAGGATTCTTGCAGTAGAGGTAGAGATAGAATGTTAAGCAATGGTAGCGCTGATTACTTTGACGACAAAAGAGAACAATACAAGGATGTGCAGGATAACTTGTTAGGATCTCGATCTGAAAGACGCTCGAATGAATATGAGATCTCAAATAGACCAGATAGCGACGACAGTAAGGATAATTCGTTAGATAACAGATCAGAGAATGCCCTAATTGATACAAGTAAAATTGAAACTGTCTCCGAAGAAACGAATCTCATAACGTAA